A genomic window from Silene latifolia isolate original U9 population chromosome 11, ASM4854445v1, whole genome shotgun sequence includes:
- the LOC141615298 gene encoding F-box protein SKIP23-like: protein MAVVDWSTLPLDLLGDIAMRLEMIEDFIYFSAVCSTWKRVSSLIKHQWRPIPVPRLLLSENTSNNPHCVRKIFNPSNNKCYNMNLPETFGTRCWGSDCGWVAMVDRDLNVRLFNPITKSEIRFPSAETIPDRPPYVEERDGSEEDYINWVLGLFFIRLTVLKVSETEFVIVVLYGDLFQVVFAKNGDQSWTSVFVRQEPCVRICDVVAMDGYIFALYNDATLVYWNIEDFQGHELVKPVDYVISKFKMFQQFLTGIGALYLVQSGSDLLMVLRFRREVPKSGGNDHDVHIPYETFRFSVYRLDPKDRRWEKIEDHATLFVGCNSTMCVSAKSLQPNCVYFADDLFDLYGLVEGIGAIDMGVYDIKCEKTWRFYKGDDIGDGEVFNPPTWFIPQL from the coding sequence ATGGCTGTTGTTGATTGGTCGACATTGCCTCTCGATCTTCTTGGTGACATTGCTATGAGGTTGGAAATGATAGAagactttatttatttttcagcgGTATGTTCCACTTGGAAGCGTGTTTCATCCTTAATAAAGCACCAATGGAGGCCGATACCAGTGCCACGGCTTTTACTATCTGAAAACACTAGCAATAATCCGCATTGTGTACGGAAGATTTTTAATCCTAGTAATAATAAGTGTTACAATATGAATCTCCCCGAGACTTTTGGAACAAGGTGTTGGGGTTCAGACTGTGGTTGGGTTGCAATGGTCGACCGTGACCTCAATGTACGTTTGTTCAATCCAATCACAAAGTCCGAAATTCGCTTCCCATCTGCGGAAACCATCCCAGATCGACCCCCATATGTTGAAGAGAGAGATGGGAGTGAAGAAGATTATATTAATTGGGTTTTGGGACTGTTTTTTATCAGGCTCACTGTGCTCAAAGTGTCTGAAACTGAGTTTGTTATTGTGGTACTTTATGGTGATTTATTCCAAGTAGTTTTTGCTAAAAACGGAGATCAATCATGGACATCAGTATTTGTCAGGCAAGAGCCTTGTGTTAGGATATGTGATGTGGTGGCGATGGATGGTTATATATTTGCTTTGTACAATGATGCAACGCTGGTATATTGGAATATCGAGGACTTCCAAGGTCATGAGCTTGTAAAGCCAGTGGATTATGTGATAAGTAAATTTAAAATGTTCCAGCAGTTCTTAACTGGGATAGGAGCACTATATTTGGTACAATCAGGTTCTGATCTTCTCATGGTATTGCGTTTCAGGAGAGAAGTACCTAAGTCAGGTGGAAATGATCACGATGTTCACATTCCTTATGAAACATTTCGTTTTTCGGTCTATAGACTTGATCCTAAAGATAGAAGATGGGAGAAAATTGAAGATCATGCGACATTGTTTGTAGGTTGTAATTCTACCATGTGCGTTTCGGCCAAATCTTTGCAACCTAACTGTGTATATTTCGCCGATGATTTATTCGATCTCTATGGACTGGTGGAAGGGATTGGTGCAATTGATATGGGTGTTTATGACATCAAATGTGAGAAAACATGGCGATTTTATAAAGGAGATGatattggtgacggcgaagtaTTTAATCCACCAACCTGGTTTATTCCTCAACTTTAA